The following are encoded together in the Strongyloides ratti genome assembly S_ratti_ED321, chromosome : 2 genome:
- a CDS encoding 28S ribosomal protein S24, mitochondrial, whose protein sequence is MLRLPYTLETFQLTRFISTTSHLSKNKAGKLKSTPFKTQLATYEMAQKPHHLGSRKAWLSWHTHNLEEFRKSQGSILAQDEIIRRFIRGIFPQNVPFSANELVIKRRGNSIIIAGFFVISTKLLSIKEFYWKFGFAEEFLSILLKQPVTLEIQFVDNEHELAYVYL, encoded by the exons ATGCTGCGTTTACCGTATACCTTGGAGACTTTTCAATTAACTAGATTTATTTCTACAACATCacatttatcaaaaaataaagcaGGAAAATTAAag TCCACTCCATTTAAAACACAATTAGCAACTTATGAAATGGCTCAAAAACCACATCATTTAGGATCCAGAAAAGCATGGCTTTCCTGGCATACACATAATTTAGAAGAATTTCGTAAATCACAAGGAAGTATCTTAGCACAAGATGAAATAATAAGACGATTCATTCGAGGCATCTTTCCACAAAATGTACCATTTAGTGCAAATGAATTGGTAATTAAAAGGAGAGGAAATTCTATTATTATAGCTggtttttttgtaatatccACCAAACTTTTATCCattaaagaattttattgGAAGTTTGGGTTTGCAGAAGAGtttttaagtattttattaaaacaaccAGTTACATTAGAAATTCAGTTTGTTGATAATGAACATGAATTGGCATATGTTTATCTTTAA
- a CDS encoding Kinesin light chain — MSVMTAYRARKLESLSTMTQMSQDEILQNTKTVSQGLDALRDEHESIRKNILSTLESLTGEERDLAEEKIRIIDQQLEQINLGLEEAQTMSALAQYYQNAEAEKQKLKAQVRRLCQENAWLRDELNGTQQQLQLSGQLNAQLEEEKKHLEFMLSIKKYDADQHENEQKESTMEPSVNTSSTLQELGFGPEEEDELVASTNNYPQPTPANAMAASANAGYEVPARLRTLHNLVIQYAAQGRYEVAVPLCKQALEDLERTSGHEHPDVATMLNILALVYRDQNKYKESANLLNEALIIREKCLGENHPAVAATLNNLAVLYGKRGKYRDAEPLCKRALEIREKVLGEDHPDVAKQLNNLALLCQNQGKYDEVEKYYTRAVKIYESKLGPDDMNVAKTKNNLSSAYLKQGKYKEAENIYKQILTSAHEKAFGPVSEKNKPIWQIAEEREASKIANKDPETFPDYSGWHNAVKIDNLTVTTTLKNLGALYRRQGKYEAAETLEDVALRAKKQLMETTRQSKGYFGTKGISQSTLDEVSNDHSVMHQMNPALSASIMDDSSGSTPQRLMSTSTSSSNIKQKLLGMLGVQSSQS; from the exons atgtctGTGATGACTGCCTATCGAGC TCGAAAATTAGAGTCACTGTCAACGATGACTCAAATGTCACAAGATGAAATTCTTCAAAATACCAAGACAGTATCACAGGGATTGGATGCATTACGTGATGAACATGAATCGATtcgtaaaaatattttatctactTTAGAAAGTTTAACAGGAGAAGAAAGAGATTTAGCAgaagaaaaaattagaataatTGATCAACAATTAGAACAAATAAATCTTGGTTTAGAAGAAGCACAAACAATGAGTGCACTTGCtcaatattatcaaaatgcTGAAGctgaaaaacaaaaattaaaagcaCAAGTAAGAAGATTATGTCAGGAGAATGCTTGGTTGAGGGATGAATTAAATGGAACACAGCAACAATTACAATTATCAGGACAATTAAATGCACAAttagaagaagaaaaaaaacatttagaatttatgttatcaattaaaaaatatgatgcAGATCAACATGAAAATGAACAAAAAGAATCAACAATGGAACCATCAGTTAATACATCTTCAACACTTCAAGAACTTGGTTTTGGACCAGAAGAAGAAGATGAATTAGTAGCTTCAACTAATAATTATCCTCAACCTACACCAGCTAATGCTATGGCAGCTTCTGCTAATGCTGGTTATGAAGTCCCAGCTAGACTTCGTACATTACATAACTTAGTTATTCAATATGCTGCTCAAGGTAGATATGAAGTTGCAGTACCATTATGTAAACAAGCATTAGAAGATTTAGAAAGAACTAGTGGTCATGAACATCCTGATGTTGCTACAATGTTAAATATACTTGCATTAGTTTATAGagatcaaaataaatataaagaatcAGCTAATCTTTTGAATGAAGCTTTAATAATTAGAGAAAAATGTCTTGGAGAAAATCATCCTGCCGTTGCAGcaacattaaataatttagcTGTTCTTTATGGTAAAAGAGGAAAGTATCGTGATGCTGAACCATTATGTAAAAGAGCATTAGAAATTCGTGAAAAAGTTCTTGGAGAAGATCATCCAGATGTGgcaaaacaattaaataatttagcATTATTATGTCAAAACCAAGGAAAATATGATGAagttgaaaaatattatacacgtgctgttaaaatttatgaatcTAAACTTGGACCAGATGATATGAATGTAGCAAAAacgaaaaataatttatcatctGCTTACCTTAAACAAGGAAAATATAAAGAAgctgaaaatatttataaacaaattttaacatCAGCACATGAAAAGGCATTTGGACCGGTatcagaaaaaaataaaccaaTTTGGCAAATTGCTGAAGAAAGAGAAGCAAGTAAAATTGCTAATAAAGATCCAGAAACATTTCCTGATTATAGTGGATGGCATAATGCtgtaaaaattgataatttaacaGTTACaacaacattaaaaaatcttgGTGCTTTATATCGAAGACAAGGAAAATATGAAGCAGCTGAAACATTAGAAGATGTTGCTTTAAGAGCTAAAAAACAG TTAATGGAAACAACCAGGCAGTCCAAAGGTTACTTTGGCACAAAGGGAATTTCTCAATCCACTCTAGATGAG GTTTCTAATGATCATAGTGTCATGCATCAAATGAATCCTGCTTTGTCAGCTTCTATAATGGATGATTCTTCAGGGTCAACACCTCAACGATTAATGTCCACTTCAACATCATCATCAAATATCAAACAAAAACTTTTGGGAATGCTTGGTGTACAATCATCACAATCATGA